A genomic stretch from Bosea sp. F3-2 includes:
- a CDS encoding DUF1254 domain-containing protein: MLTKRDLLGSAAMAALAAATAKSSPVFAQNKAEWPNVFEAKDIAEEGFIYGLPLVMNYAVMQEYAVDKNSGQFKAPFNEIYNMHHVATPADTAIITPNSDTPYSMLWLDLRAEPMVISVPTVEKDRYYSVQLIDGNTYNFGYIGSRATGTEPGAYLVVGPDWKGETPIGIKNVFRSTTPFTFAAFRTQLFNPADMPNVEKVQTGYKAQPLSAFLKQPAPPAAPKIAFVSATTAGIKDNFFEYLDAALQFVPETPRDQAVRAKLAKIGIGPGKTFAFKDLSLEHKAAILIAMKQGDDKVDKWLASGNKNINGWNVGSFFGDEAFYNGDWVMRAGAAKGGLYGNDAVEAMYPYTRTDASGETLDGSRHKYTLTFAPGQLPPVNAFWSVTMYDGKSQFLVKNPINRYLINSPMLSAMKKDADGSLTLYIQKDSPGADKEANWLPAPDDKIYLVMRLYWPKPTPPSILPAGQGTWQPPGVKRVS; encoded by the coding sequence ATGCTGACGAAACGCGATCTGCTTGGCTCTGCTGCAATGGCCGCATTGGCCGCCGCGACGGCGAAGTCCAGCCCGGTATTTGCGCAGAACAAAGCCGAATGGCCCAACGTGTTTGAGGCCAAGGACATCGCCGAAGAAGGTTTCATCTACGGCCTGCCGCTGGTGATGAATTATGCGGTTATGCAAGAGTATGCCGTGGATAAGAATTCGGGTCAGTTCAAGGCGCCGTTCAACGAAATCTACAACATGCACCATGTCGCCACCCCGGCGGATACGGCCATCATCACGCCGAACAGCGACACCCCTTACTCGATGCTCTGGCTGGATTTGCGGGCTGAGCCGATGGTCATCTCGGTGCCGACGGTCGAAAAAGACCGCTACTACTCAGTCCAGTTGATCGACGGCAATACCTACAATTTCGGCTATATCGGCTCGCGCGCCACGGGGACCGAGCCGGGCGCCTATCTGGTGGTCGGCCCCGACTGGAAAGGCGAAACGCCGATCGGAATCAAGAACGTTTTCCGATCGACGACGCCGTTCACGTTCGCGGCTTTCCGCACCCAGCTCTTCAATCCCGCCGACATGCCGAACGTCGAGAAAGTCCAGACCGGCTACAAGGCGCAGCCGCTTTCGGCCTTCCTCAAACAACCCGCCCCGCCCGCCGCGCCGAAGATCGCGTTCGTTTCGGCCACCACCGCCGGGATCAAGGATAACTTCTTCGAATATCTCGACGCGGCCCTGCAGTTTGTCCCTGAGACGCCAAGGGATCAGGCGGTTCGCGCGAAACTTGCAAAGATCGGCATCGGCCCCGGCAAGACCTTCGCGTTCAAGGATCTGTCACTCGAACACAAGGCCGCAATCCTGATCGCCATGAAGCAGGGTGACGACAAGGTCGACAAATGGCTGGCCAGCGGAAACAAGAACATCAACGGCTGGAATGTCGGCTCGTTCTTTGGCGACGAGGCCTTCTATAACGGCGATTGGGTGATGCGGGCAGGCGCCGCCAAGGGCGGTCTCTATGGCAACGATGCCGTGGAAGCGATGTATCCCTATACCCGAACGGACGCGAGCGGCGAGACGCTCGACGGCAGCAGGCACAAATACACCCTCACCTTTGCGCCTGGCCAGTTGCCGCCCGTGAATGCGTTCTGGTCTGTGACGATGTACGACGGCAAGAGCCAGTTCCTGGTCAAGAACCCGATCAATCGCTACCTCATCAACTCTCCGATGTTGTCGGCGATGAAAAAGGACGCGGACGGCTCGCTGACGCTCTACATCCAAAAGGACAGCCCCGGTGCCGACAAGGAAGCCAATTGGCTGCCGGCGCCGGATGACAAAATCTATCTGGTGATGCGCCTCTATTGGCCGAAGCCCACGCCGCCGTCGATTCTGCCGGCGGGGCAAGGGACGTGGCAGCCACCGGGTGTGAAACGGGTCTCGTAG